The region AGGATATGGAAAGATTATTCAGCACTCTTCTGTTTTAGGGATAATATCTTTAAAATTTAGAGGAGCATACAACTGTTCAAAATATGCCATTGAAGGACTTGCTGATACTTTAAGACTTGAATTAAGCAATACAAATATTAGTGTAAGTACAATAAATACAGGTCCTGTTACAAGTAAATTTAGAGAAAATGCACTAAAAAACTTTAGAAAAAATATTGATATAGAAAATAGTGCTTTTAGTGAAGTTTATAAAAAAGAGTTAAAAGAAAGACTAGAAAACGATAAAGATGATACACCTTTTAATCTTCCAGCTAGCTCTGTTGCAAATGTTGTTTTAAAAATACTTGAAAGTAGTAAACCTAAACCTAGATATTATGTTACAAAAGCAACTTATCTATTAGGGTTTTTAAAACGTATTTTATCAACATCACTGTTAGATAAAATACTTAATAAAATATAAGAAAGTATTTCTCCTTTCTTACTTTTCTAAATACGGTTTTCCATAAAATCTTATAACCAAGAATATAACTAACAATCCTAAAGGCAATAAAATAGTTACAGGAACTGAAAATGCTGCTGGTAGATATCCACAAAGAATAGATACTGCCCCAACAAATATTGCATAATATAACTGGGTTGAAATATGGTCCATATGATTACAAGATGAAGCCATTGATGATAAAATTGATGTATCTGAGATAGGAGAACAGTGATCACCAAATATTGCCCCTGTTAATACTGCACCAACATTTAATACTATATAATTATGTAAAGCAACATCTTCTAAACCTGTTTGAATACCAACTGCATTTGCCAAAGGTATTGTAAGTGGCATTAAAATCCCCATCGTACCATATGAAGTACCTGTAGAAAAAGAGATTATAGAACCTAAAATAAATATTACAGTTGGAAGAATAAACTGTGGAGTAGACTCAGATAATAAAGTTACTAAATAATTTGCTGTACCAACCTCTTTCATAACAGCACTTAAAGACCAAGCTAAAATCAATATAACAGCTGTGATAACTAAAGCTTTAACTCCATATACCCAAGTTTCTAAAGCTTCATGTAATGAAAATATTTTTTGTTTTAATCCCATGACAATAGCTACCAAAGATGAGAATAATGCTGCTTCAAAAATAACAACCGAAGCATCAGCTGCTCCAAATGCTTCCCTTACTGCATAAAAACTAAATGGATTAGATTCCACGGCTTTTAAAATATCACCTTCTAATGCAGAAACACCATTTAAATAAAATCCAACTATAGCAACAACAATTAAAACAAAAATAGGGACAATTGCATTATAAATAGAATATGTAACCCCTTCTTTTGGAAGCATAAAAGAGTTTTCTTGATTCATTAATGTACTGTCTGTTTTTGGATCAGTAACATGCCCTTTTGTGTGAGCTCTGTGTGCAGCTTTATACATTGGACCAAATTCTCTTAAAGTTAAAGCTGAGAAAAATACAAATGCTAGCATTAAAATATTATAAAATCTATATGGAAGAGTTTCTACAAAAATTCCAAAAGCATTTATTTCAGGTTGCCCTATTGAATCATATGCATCTTTGATTAAAGATAATTCATATCCAACCCAAGTTGAGATTAAAGCAAGCCCTGCAATAGGAGCAGCAGTAGCATCGATAATGAAAGCTAACTTTTCTCTTGCAATTTTTAATTTATCTGTTACTGGTTTCATAATTGGACCAATAACTAAAGAGTTTGCATAATCATCAAAGAAGATAAAAAATCCCATAATCCAAGTATAAAGTTGTGCTGAAGCTGGTGTCTTAGCCTTTTTTGCAAGTTTTTCTGCAATTGCTCTTGGACCACCCATTTTTGTTATAACTGCAATCATACCACCAATTGTTAGAACCTGTAAAACAATACCAGCATTCCAAGAATCAGCCAATGAACCTACCATCTTTGAAGACATATCAACAAAAGCATAATATATAGATATAAATACATTTTTCTCACTTACACTTATCATATAAGTTCCAGAGAAAATCCCTATAAACAAAGAAAAAATTACATTTCTTGTAATAAATGCTAAAACAATAGCTACTAAAGGTGGAATTAGTGTAAATACACCAAACAGTGTTGAGTTATCTTTTGTCTCACTTGCAAATGCAATTATGGGCAAAAGCATAATTAAATAAAAAGTTTTTTTTATACCTTTCACAATATTCCTTTAAAAAAAATAGCGGGAATTGTATCATAAAAGCATTTAAAAATTTCGATTAAATTATATA is a window of Halarcobacter sp. DNA encoding:
- a CDS encoding SDR family NAD(P)-dependent oxidoreductase — protein: MKNILITGCSSGIGLETAKLLDASGIKVYATARKQEDVEKLKELGLKAFLLDVTNEKHIKTMLEQIYSIDGKIDAVFNNAGFGQPGAVEDITVPVLKEQFETNVFGMHEVTRQTLVYMRKQGYGKIIQHSSVLGIISLKFRGAYNCSKYAIEGLADTLRLELSNTNISVSTINTGPVTSKFRENALKNFRKNIDIENSAFSEVYKKELKERLENDKDDTPFNLPASSVANVVLKILESSKPKPRYYVTKATYLLGFLKRILSTSLLDKILNKI
- a CDS encoding Na+/H+ antiporter NhaC family protein → MLLPIIAFASETKDNSTLFGVFTLIPPLVAIVLAFITRNVIFSLFIGIFSGTYMISVSEKNVFISIYYAFVDMSSKMVGSLADSWNAGIVLQVLTIGGMIAVITKMGGPRAIAEKLAKKAKTPASAQLYTWIMGFFIFFDDYANSLVIGPIMKPVTDKLKIAREKLAFIIDATAAPIAGLALISTWVGYELSLIKDAYDSIGQPEINAFGIFVETLPYRFYNILMLAFVFFSALTLREFGPMYKAAHRAHTKGHVTDPKTDSTLMNQENSFMLPKEGVTYSIYNAIVPIFVLIVVAIVGFYLNGVSALEGDILKAVESNPFSFYAVREAFGAADASVVIFEAALFSSLVAIVMGLKQKIFSLHEALETWVYGVKALVITAVILILAWSLSAVMKEVGTANYLVTLLSESTPQFILPTVIFILGSIISFSTGTSYGTMGILMPLTIPLANAVGIQTGLEDVALHNYIVLNVGAVLTGAIFGDHCSPISDTSILSSMASSCNHMDHISTQLYYAIFVGAVSILCGYLPAAFSVPVTILLPLGLLVIFLVIRFYGKPYLEK